In one window of Hafnia alvei DNA:
- the pilO2 gene encoding type 4b pilus protein PilO2 yields the protein MEKLPNIYVVDHEKCHYVAGLNWEVTSPQSTRRSRKKAQTEGADHFLVWRGEKWLLGTTVLSAFRESRDRQPYRSLALHLLPHLPQNGYAVIPLSEEQWWFVATLGGQLSPLSDIVGTAEQIKNAINVFIMMNPLPPAGWQVVAPDSFGLENTQPSPSLDDLLARVKGRKTPRLVPTNVKAAAMLWLVLLALIIAGHFSWQYWEQYKEQEEIAAAQAELAAKRAAMKSENGHRPWADLPRFNTVLQTCHNHWKTLPLSIAGWTFAQAQCTPIGSLSVNYSLPEGGTVADFANRLPHWYPGVAAEFNIPGAANMGSFTLSFTAPPTTGAENVPSNAIQTQRFTSFAQRINAALQIVKQDNSLRDDAGNLIDVPWNTYAFTFVTDIPPDRLFLTQHFDDTGLRLSQVSLTQRDGQLTYTLEGYLYAAK from the coding sequence ATGGAAAAACTGCCGAATATTTACGTCGTTGACCATGAAAAGTGTCACTACGTGGCGGGGCTCAACTGGGAGGTCACTTCACCCCAGTCGACTCGCCGTTCCCGCAAGAAAGCCCAAACAGAAGGTGCTGACCATTTCCTGGTGTGGCGCGGTGAAAAATGGCTTCTGGGCACGACGGTCCTGTCGGCCTTTCGTGAATCCCGTGACCGTCAGCCGTACCGCTCACTGGCGTTGCATCTCTTGCCTCATTTGCCACAAAACGGCTACGCCGTTATTCCTTTATCGGAGGAGCAATGGTGGTTTGTGGCCACGCTTGGCGGCCAGCTTTCCCCACTGAGCGATATCGTCGGCACAGCCGAGCAGATAAAGAACGCCATCAATGTCTTTATCATGATGAATCCCCTGCCCCCCGCAGGCTGGCAGGTCGTCGCGCCTGACAGTTTTGGGCTTGAAAATACGCAGCCTTCACCGAGTTTGGATGACTTATTGGCTCGTGTGAAAGGACGTAAAACACCGCGTCTGGTGCCGACCAATGTCAAAGCCGCTGCGATGCTATGGCTTGTCCTTTTGGCGCTCATTATTGCCGGTCACTTTAGCTGGCAATACTGGGAGCAATACAAGGAACAGGAAGAAATTGCGGCGGCGCAGGCCGAACTGGCAGCAAAGCGAGCGGCAATGAAAAGTGAAAACGGGCATCGTCCGTGGGCCGACCTACCGCGTTTTAATACCGTATTACAAACGTGCCACAATCACTGGAAAACGCTGCCACTGTCTATCGCGGGCTGGACGTTTGCACAGGCGCAATGTACACCGATCGGAAGCCTGTCAGTTAACTACTCGCTGCCTGAAGGGGGTACCGTGGCCGATTTTGCCAATCGACTTCCTCATTGGTATCCGGGGGTGGCGGCGGAATTTAATATTCCTGGTGCGGCCAATATGGGTAGTTTTACGCTCAGCTTCACCGCCCCGCCAACCACAGGGGCTGAAAACGTACCGAGCAATGCCATACAAACACAGCGCTTCACCAGTTTTGCTCAACGCATCAATGCAGCGCTGCAAATCGTCAAACAAGACAATTCGCTACGTGATGACGCCGGAAACCTTATCGACGTCCCGTGGAATACCTATGCGTTTACCTTTGTCACCGACATTCCCCCTGACCGCCTGTTTTTAACTCAACACTTTGATGATACCGGACTGCGTTTGTCGCAGGTTTCGTTGACTCAGCGTGACGGTCAACTGACTTATACCCTAGAGGGATATCTCTATGCTGCGAAATAG
- the pilP gene encoding type IV pilus biogenesis protein PilP: MLRNSLLVSLALFPVLVLAASEPTPPPPEAMMVSTPPSGGNVVNMEDIQAQTMLYQAQLLRDKALVELQKLGSDGDSRTLASAPLPYDTSASQSAAPAAQAKDDTPPLVIQITGAGKTVSALIRTSGGNQLMVQAGNAIPGTNLKVEKISFDAVTVSRPGKQPWILAFAED; the protein is encoded by the coding sequence ATGCTGCGAAATAGCCTACTGGTTTCACTGGCACTGTTTCCTGTGCTGGTTTTGGCTGCATCTGAACCCACACCGCCCCCGCCTGAAGCCATGATGGTTTCAACACCGCCATCGGGCGGTAATGTTGTCAATATGGAAGATATACAGGCGCAAACCATGCTCTATCAGGCTCAACTCCTGCGCGATAAAGCGCTCGTTGAGCTTCAAAAGCTCGGCAGTGATGGCGACAGTCGCACACTCGCCAGCGCGCCATTGCCTTATGATACTTCGGCCTCTCAGTCAGCTGCGCCGGCAGCACAGGCAAAAGATGATACCCCGCCTCTGGTAATCCAAATCACGGGGGCCGGAAAAACAGTCTCCGCGTTAATCAGAACCAGCGGGGGTAACCAACTGATGGTTCAAGCCGGCAACGCTATCCCCGGTACGAACCTAAAAGTCGAGAAAATCTCCTTCGATGCCGTCACCGTCAGCAGACCAGGCAAGCAGCCTTGGATACTGGCTTTTGCAGAGGATTAA